One Leucobacter muris DNA segment encodes these proteins:
- a CDS encoding DivIVA domain-containing protein, translated as MALTPEDVVNQKFTITKFRDGYDLDQVDDFLDTIVEELRQHEQEKTELRAQIEELTAKLAECEARKGGDSDDSGDASEQTIVVDAPKPAAPAPVVEAQASAPETSAHPQPDAVKSSAMLQLALELHDKHVQEGESTRDRLISEAEQKRDQMIEDAERTAKHLVEEAQKQRAEELRVLGEERGDLQFKIKELRQFESEYRSTLRSYIQSQLRGLDGSPEPAGAPDGLQ; from the coding sequence ATGGCCCTGACTCCTGAAGATGTCGTGAACCAGAAGTTCACGATCACCAAGTTCCGCGACGGATACGATCTCGATCAGGTCGACGACTTCCTCGACACGATCGTCGAGGAGTTGCGCCAGCACGAGCAGGAGAAGACCGAGCTGCGCGCGCAGATCGAGGAGCTCACCGCGAAGCTCGCCGAGTGCGAGGCCCGCAAGGGCGGCGACTCCGACGATTCTGGCGACGCCTCCGAGCAGACGATCGTGGTCGACGCGCCCAAGCCGGCCGCCCCGGCGCCGGTCGTCGAGGCCCAGGCCTCCGCCCCCGAGACCTCGGCGCACCCGCAGCCCGACGCCGTCAAGTCGAGCGCCATGCTGCAGCTCGCGCTCGAACTGCACGACAAGCATGTGCAGGAGGGCGAGAGCACGCGCGACCGCCTCATCAGCGAGGCTGAGCAGAAGCGCGACCAGATGATCGAGGACGCCGAGCGCACCGCGAAGCACCTCGTCGAGGAGGCGCAGAAGCAGCGCGCCGAAGAGCTGCGCGTGCTCGGCGAAGAGCGCGGCGATCTGCAGTTCAAGATCAAGGAGCTGCGCCAGTTCGAGTCCGAGTACCGCTCCACGCTGCGCTCCTACATCCAGTCGCAGCTGCGCGGCCTCGACGGTTCGCCCGAGCCCGCCGGCGCGCCCGACGGTCTGCAGTAG
- the ftsZ gene encoding cell division protein FtsZ, which yields MSGNQNYLAVIKVVGVGGGGVNAVNRMIELGLRGVEFIAVNTDAQALLLSDADVKLDIGRELTRGLGAGADPEVGRRAAEDHAEEIEEALSGADMVFVTAGEGGGTGTGAAPVVARIAKSIGALTIGVVTRPFSFEGKRRAAQADAGVHTLREAVDTLIVVPNDRLLDISEPGISMIEAFAAADQVLLAGVSGITDLITTPGLINLDFADVKSVMQGAGAALMGIGSARGADRAIKAAELAVASPLLEASVEGAHGVLLSIQGSSNLALSEIYEASTLVQDVVHPEANIIFGTVIDDTLGDEVRVTVIAAGFDTEPSPQVQSSEQRGRRGSHVESIDDVPAPVAGTAAAVANGEATGLGFKGFNAAGERASESQNPPTGQFGEVLSNPPVEAQLPDPAFDGDDDDLDIPEFLR from the coding sequence GTGTCAGGCAACCAGAACTACCTCGCGGTGATCAAGGTCGTCGGTGTCGGCGGCGGCGGCGTCAACGCCGTCAACCGCATGATCGAGCTCGGCCTGCGCGGCGTCGAGTTCATCGCCGTCAACACCGACGCCCAGGCGCTGCTGCTCAGCGACGCCGACGTCAAACTCGACATCGGGCGCGAGCTCACCCGCGGTCTCGGCGCCGGCGCCGATCCCGAGGTGGGCCGTCGCGCCGCCGAGGATCACGCCGAGGAGATCGAGGAGGCGCTCTCCGGCGCCGACATGGTCTTCGTCACCGCGGGCGAGGGCGGCGGCACCGGCACGGGTGCGGCCCCGGTCGTGGCGCGGATCGCCAAGTCGATCGGCGCCCTCACCATCGGCGTGGTCACCCGCCCCTTCAGCTTCGAGGGCAAGCGCCGCGCGGCCCAGGCCGACGCCGGCGTGCACACCCTGCGCGAGGCCGTCGACACCCTGATCGTCGTCCCCAACGACCGCCTGCTCGACATCAGCGAGCCCGGCATCAGTATGATCGAGGCCTTCGCCGCCGCCGACCAGGTGCTGCTCGCCGGCGTCTCCGGCATCACCGACCTCATCACCACCCCCGGCCTCATCAACCTCGACTTCGCCGACGTCAAATCGGTCATGCAGGGAGCCGGCGCGGCGCTCATGGGCATCGGATCCGCCCGAGGCGCCGACCGCGCGATCAAAGCCGCCGAGCTCGCCGTCGCCTCGCCGCTGCTCGAGGCCTCCGTCGAGGGCGCGCACGGCGTACTGCTGTCGATCCAGGGATCCTCGAACCTCGCCCTCAGCGAGATCTACGAGGCCTCGACGCTCGTGCAGGACGTCGTGCACCCCGAGGCGAACATCATCTTCGGCACCGTCATCGACGACACGCTCGGCGATGAGGTGCGCGTCACCGTGATCGCGGCGGGCTTCGACACCGAGCCCTCGCCGCAGGTGCAGTCCTCCGAGCAGCGAGGCCGCCGCGGCAGCCATGTCGAGAGCATCGACGACGTGCCCGCGCCGGTCGCCGGCACCGCCGCGGCCGTCGCGAACGGCGAGGCCACCGGCCTCGGCTTCAAGGGCTTCAACGCCGCGGGCGAGCGCGCCTCCGAGTCGCAGAACCCGCCCACCGGCCAGTTCGGCGAGGTGCTCTCGAACCCGCCCGTCGAGGCACAGCTGCCCGACCCCGCCTTCGACGGCGATGACGACGACCTCGACATCCCCGAGTTCCTGAGGTAG
- a CDS encoding UDP-N-acetylglucosamine--N-acetylmuramyl-(pentapeptide) pyrophosphoryl-undecaprenol N-acetylglucosamine transferase yields MTSYLLAGGGTAGHVNPLLALADLIRAEEPGAEIVVLGTREGLEARLVPERGYELVHIERLPFPRRPNVAALRFPARFARAVRETRALIRDRSIDVVVGFGGYASAPAYRAGAKEGVPVVIHEANAKPGMANKLGARSTPYVGVTFEGTPIPGARVTGMPLRPEITGLDREGLRAAAREHFGLDPEKRTLLVTGGSLGARAINRGVSGSAAEIVDADIQVLHIWGGLTEVEDPGVPGYTVVPYCDRMDLALAACDLAVSRAGSTTVSELAGLGVPAVFVPYSHGNGEQRFNAAGVVAAGGALLVEDAELTPEWVRGTLIPLVGDDARLADMAERARGAGALDGTERLLALVREALEAR; encoded by the coding sequence ATGACCAGCTATCTGCTCGCGGGCGGAGGCACCGCGGGCCACGTCAACCCCCTGCTCGCCCTCGCCGACCTCATCCGGGCCGAGGAGCCCGGCGCCGAGATCGTCGTGCTGGGCACGCGCGAGGGGCTCGAGGCCCGGCTCGTGCCGGAGCGCGGCTACGAGCTCGTGCACATCGAGCGGCTGCCGTTCCCGCGGCGCCCGAACGTCGCGGCCCTGCGCTTCCCGGCGCGGTTCGCGCGCGCGGTGCGCGAGACCCGCGCGCTGATCCGCGACCGCTCCATCGACGTGGTGGTGGGGTTCGGCGGCTACGCCTCGGCTCCCGCCTATCGCGCCGGCGCCAAGGAGGGCGTGCCCGTCGTGATCCACGAGGCCAACGCGAAGCCGGGCATGGCGAACAAGCTGGGCGCGCGCAGCACTCCCTACGTGGGCGTCACCTTCGAGGGAACCCCGATCCCGGGTGCGCGCGTGACCGGCATGCCGCTGCGCCCCGAGATCACGGGCCTCGATCGCGAGGGGCTGCGCGCCGCTGCGCGCGAGCACTTCGGCCTCGACCCCGAGAAGCGAACACTGCTCGTCACCGGCGGGTCGCTCGGCGCGCGCGCCATCAACCGAGGCGTCTCGGGATCGGCGGCCGAGATCGTCGATGCCGACATCCAGGTGCTGCACATCTGGGGCGGGCTCACCGAGGTCGAGGATCCGGGCGTGCCCGGATACACGGTGGTGCCGTACTGCGACCGCATGGATCTCGCGCTCGCCGCGTGCGACCTCGCGGTGTCGCGCGCCGGCTCGACGACCGTGAGCGAGCTCGCCGGGCTCGGCGTGCCCGCCGTCTTCGTGCCGTACAGCCACGGCAACGGCGAACAGCGCTTCAACGCGGCCGGCGTCGTGGCGGCCGGCGGCGCGCTGCTGGTCGAGGACGCCGAGCTGACCCCGGAGTGGGTGCGCGGCACGCTGATCCCGCTCGTGGGCGACGACGCACGCCTCGCGGACATGGCGGAGCGGGCCCGCGGCGCCGGAGCGCTCGACGGCACCGAGCGCCTGCTCGCGCTCGTGCGGGAGGCGCTCGAGGCCCGCTGA
- a CDS encoding YggT family protein, translated as MEIVFAIGTVLRVALRIYIFVLWGRFVLDWILVLNRNFRPRGVLAVLVELVYTVTDPPIKMFRKLLPPIRIGQIALDLGWMLALLSCWILLAIIPGW; from the coding sequence GTGGAGATCGTCTTCGCGATCGGAACCGTGCTGCGGGTAGCGCTCCGCATCTACATCTTCGTGCTCTGGGGACGCTTCGTGCTCGACTGGATCCTGGTGCTCAACCGCAACTTCCGCCCGCGCGGCGTCCTCGCGGTGCTGGTGGAGCTCGTCTACACCGTCACGGATCCGCCCATCAAGATGTTCCGCAAGCTGCTGCCCCCGATCCGCATCGGCCAGATCGCCCTCGACCTCGGCTGGATGCTCGCCCTCCTGTCGTGCTGGATCCTGCTCGCGATCATCCCCGGCTGGTAG
- the murC gene encoding UDP-N-acetylmuramate--L-alanine ligase yields MIYPDLEMQIPDELGRVHFVGIGGSGMSGIARMMHQAGVPVTGSDRSANYSTEALEQLGIGVSIGHDAANVGDADTLVVTGALWQDNPEYQLALSRGLPVLHRSQALAWLARGKRVVSVAGAHGKTTSTGMIVTGLLGLGADPSFVNGGIIESLGVSSGPGADDLFVIEADESDKSFLLYDTAIALITNVDPEHLDFYGSREAFMQAFVDFARGAREQIVVSSDDPGAAEVLAALREGSGTAPIRTFGEHADADVRIVSIDASGPVRFAVELAGADGAVERHEAQLSVYGRHNAVNAVGALAVLTGLGFEAGAALAAIAGFGGTKRRFEFHAEVGGVRVYDDYAHHHTEVSALLDSARAVVGEEGRLIAIHQPHLYSRTKLFHREFAEALETGADHTVVIAVDGAREDPVEGVTGALVADDFADQSRVAYRPDWQDAADYLAEIARPGDVMVTMSCGTVYRIIPQVVAALRDRFEPAGE; encoded by the coding sequence ATGATCTACCCCGATCTCGAGATGCAGATCCCCGACGAGCTCGGCCGCGTGCACTTCGTCGGCATCGGAGGCTCGGGCATGAGCGGCATCGCGCGCATGATGCACCAGGCCGGCGTGCCGGTGACGGGATCCGATCGCAGCGCCAACTACTCGACGGAGGCGCTCGAGCAGCTCGGCATCGGGGTGAGCATCGGTCACGACGCCGCGAACGTCGGCGATGCCGACACTCTGGTGGTCACGGGGGCGCTCTGGCAGGACAACCCCGAGTACCAGCTCGCACTCTCGAGGGGGTTGCCGGTGCTGCACCGCTCGCAGGCCCTCGCCTGGCTCGCCCGCGGCAAGCGCGTGGTCTCGGTGGCGGGCGCTCACGGCAAGACCACCTCGACCGGCATGATCGTCACCGGCCTGCTGGGTCTCGGCGCCGACCCCTCCTTCGTGAACGGCGGCATCATCGAGTCGCTCGGCGTGAGCTCGGGCCCGGGCGCCGACGACCTCTTCGTGATCGAGGCCGACGAGAGCGACAAGTCGTTCCTGCTCTACGACACGGCCATCGCGCTCATCACGAACGTCGATCCCGAGCACCTCGACTTCTACGGCTCGCGCGAGGCGTTCATGCAGGCGTTCGTCGACTTCGCGCGAGGCGCCCGCGAGCAGATCGTGGTCTCGTCCGACGACCCGGGCGCGGCCGAGGTGCTCGCCGCGCTGCGGGAGGGAAGCGGAACGGCCCCGATCCGCACCTTCGGCGAGCACGCCGACGCCGACGTGCGCATCGTCTCGATCGACGCCTCGGGCCCCGTGCGCTTCGCCGTCGAGCTCGCGGGCGCCGACGGCGCGGTCGAGCGCCACGAGGCGCAGCTCTCGGTCTACGGCCGTCACAACGCGGTCAACGCCGTGGGCGCGCTCGCGGTGCTCACGGGGCTCGGTTTCGAGGCGGGCGCCGCGCTCGCCGCGATCGCCGGGTTCGGCGGCACGAAGCGCCGCTTCGAGTTCCACGCCGAGGTCGGCGGGGTGCGGGTCTACGACGACTACGCCCACCACCACACCGAGGTGTCGGCGCTGCTCGACTCGGCGCGCGCCGTGGTCGGCGAGGAGGGGCGGCTCATCGCGATCCACCAGCCCCACCTCTACAGCCGCACGAAGCTGTTCCACCGCGAGTTCGCCGAGGCGCTCGAGACGGGCGCCGACCACACCGTGGTGATCGCGGTCGACGGCGCGCGCGAGGACCCGGTGGAGGGCGTCACGGGCGCTCTCGTCGCCGACGACTTCGCCGATCAGAGCCGGGTCGCCTACCGCCCGGACTGGCAGGACGCCGCCGACTACCTCGCCGAGATCGCGCGCCCCGGCGACGTGATGGTGACGATGAGCTGCGGCACGGTCTACCGGATCATCCCGCAGGTGGTGGCCGCGCTGCGCGACCGCTTCGAGCCCGCGGGCGAGTAG
- a CDS encoding MFS transporter: protein MQQPSARQPIPVALWCMLGAMVVAQAATTVVAAAPAFLIPHMLEREGMSLAAAGLLAGAPNLGLVLSLVAWGAATDRFGERRVILVGLSLTVAVVAASTAVHGFAALGVAFVASGAVSACTNSASGRLITGWFPPERRGLAMGIRQTCQPLGMAVAALGVPPLAEAWGIGPALALGGVLSALSLVLCAFAVRDPRRAARGALAAQASPYRASSTLVRIHAVSMLLVVPQFALSTFGLVWFTVGFGWSALAAGALVAASQFAGAACRIVVGAWSDRAMSRLGPLRLVAIAAIAAMLLAAAFGWAEWSIPAAVAYLLASCVSVADNGLAFTAVAEIAGPAWAGRALGIQNTGQFLAAAAVGPVVGALIGALGVPAALALAAAAPALAVPLVPKPEAERSLRE, encoded by the coding sequence ATGCAGCAGCCGTCTGCCCGCCAGCCCATCCCCGTCGCCCTGTGGTGCATGCTCGGCGCCATGGTGGTGGCGCAGGCCGCCACCACCGTCGTCGCAGCGGCTCCCGCGTTCCTGATCCCGCACATGCTCGAGCGCGAGGGGATGAGCCTCGCCGCCGCGGGCCTGCTCGCCGGAGCCCCCAACCTGGGGCTGGTGCTGTCGCTCGTGGCGTGGGGCGCCGCGACCGACCGCTTCGGGGAGCGGCGCGTGATCCTGGTCGGCCTCTCGCTGACGGTCGCCGTGGTCGCCGCGTCGACGGCGGTGCACGGCTTCGCCGCGCTCGGCGTCGCGTTCGTCGCGAGCGGCGCCGTCTCCGCCTGCACGAACAGCGCCAGCGGGCGGCTCATCACCGGCTGGTTCCCGCCCGAGCGGCGCGGGCTGGCCATGGGCATCCGGCAGACCTGCCAGCCGCTCGGCATGGCGGTCGCTGCGCTCGGCGTGCCGCCGCTCGCCGAGGCCTGGGGCATCGGGCCCGCCCTCGCGCTCGGCGGCGTGCTGAGCGCGCTGAGCCTCGTGCTGTGCGCGTTCGCCGTGCGCGACCCGCGGCGCGCGGCGCGCGGGGCGCTGGCCGCGCAGGCCAGCCCCTACCGGGCGTCGTCGACGCTCGTGCGCATCCACGCGGTCTCGATGCTGCTCGTGGTGCCGCAGTTTGCGCTGTCGACCTTCGGTCTGGTCTGGTTCACCGTCGGCTTCGGCTGGAGCGCGCTCGCCGCGGGCGCCCTCGTCGCAGCGTCGCAGTTCGCCGGAGCCGCCTGCCGCATCGTGGTGGGCGCGTGGAGCGACCGCGCCATGTCGAGGCTCGGGCCGCTGCGGCTCGTCGCGATCGCGGCGATCGCGGCGATGCTGCTCGCGGCCGCGTTCGGCTGGGCCGAGTGGAGCATCCCCGCCGCGGTCGCCTATCTGCTGGCGAGCTGCGTGAGCGTGGCCGACAACGGCCTCGCCTTCACCGCCGTCGCCGAGATCGCGGGGCCCGCCTGGGCCGGTCGCGCGCTCGGGATCCAGAACACCGGACAGTTCCTCGCCGCGGCCGCCGTCGGGCCGGTCGTGGGCGCCCTCATCGGCGCGCTCGGAGTGCCGGCCGCGCTCGCGCTCGCCGCCGCGGCACCGGCGCTCGCGGTGCCGCTCGTGCCGAAGCCCGAGGCGGAGCGCTCGCTGAGGGAGTGA
- a CDS encoding YggS family pyridoxal phosphate-dependent enzyme, whose amino-acid sequence MGDVDFAEFPGLGERLVSVRQGIADACRSAARDPEEVTLIVVTKFHPAALVAALAQLGVRDVGENRHQEAQAKAEELAALELDWHFIGQLQTKKARQAARYASAIHSIDRERLVDALATAEVDRPVEAFVQVNLTDDPGRGGAAPDEIERIAERVLETPALRLRGVMAVAPLPEEEPPASAFARLRDYSERLRRLDPEATAISAGMTHDYPEAVAAGATHLRIGSAITGKRPDPR is encoded by the coding sequence GTGGGCGACGTCGACTTCGCGGAGTTTCCCGGGCTCGGCGAGCGGCTGGTCTCGGTGCGGCAGGGCATCGCCGACGCGTGCCGGTCCGCCGCCCGCGACCCCGAGGAGGTCACCCTCATCGTGGTGACCAAGTTCCACCCCGCCGCGCTCGTCGCCGCGCTCGCGCAGCTCGGCGTGCGAGACGTGGGGGAGAACCGCCACCAGGAGGCCCAGGCCAAGGCGGAGGAGCTCGCCGCGCTCGAACTCGACTGGCACTTCATCGGCCAGCTGCAGACCAAGAAGGCCAGGCAGGCCGCGCGCTATGCGAGCGCGATCCACTCGATCGACCGCGAGCGACTCGTCGACGCGCTCGCGACGGCCGAGGTCGACCGGCCCGTCGAGGCGTTCGTGCAGGTCAACCTCACCGACGACCCCGGCCGCGGCGGCGCCGCCCCCGACGAGATCGAGCGGATCGCCGAGCGCGTGCTCGAGACGCCAGCGCTGCGACTGCGCGGCGTGATGGCCGTCGCCCCGCTGCCCGAGGAAGAACCGCCCGCCTCGGCCTTCGCGCGACTGCGCGACTACTCCGAGCGGCTGCGACGGCTCGACCCCGAGGCGACCGCGATCTCCGCGGGCATGACCCACGACTACCCCGAGGCCGTCGCAGCCGGAGCGACACACCTGCGAATCGGCAGCGCAATCACCGGAAAACGCCCGGACCCCAGGTAG
- a CDS encoding FtsQ-type POTRA domain-containing protein: MKRPSGFDRLPERGGEPEPGAPGPESERPGAEAQERSSLLRRRLSRAGGRAGSPTIDPVRQGRAGEDRGSEDPASVDPSAPPGPDATRSAAGVPERDPALAPTVDLSEVREAREVAEEARASPEFRPASADAAERSGVRLDADPASDSASTEGDPDRGALVRAGPAARFSLSRLRADRDTDPVRAAERRLRDAERQHRAQLRSERRRFSADSRRKRRNWLIALGAVAALALFVVAGAFTPMMAVREMQVVGAVNVNQAEVEQALARFDGRPLALVDDAEVHRALEPFPMIQHYAVERVPPHTLVVRIEERVPVISVQGDAGFSVYDSAGVLLASSEAPPAGAPVAVGAVTDFSSDAFRSAGHALRDMPAELRAQIVSVTGSSAQDVTFTLSSGVEVLWGDADRTRYKAEVLSRMLVALADRGVAHIDVSSAEAPVFR, translated from the coding sequence ATGAAGCGACCGAGCGGGTTCGACCGCCTTCCCGAGCGGGGAGGGGAGCCCGAGCCGGGCGCGCCCGGACCCGAGTCCGAGCGCCCGGGCGCTGAGGCGCAGGAGCGTTCCTCGCTGCTGAGGCGTCGGCTGAGTCGCGCGGGCGGGCGGGCGGGATCGCCCACGATCGACCCGGTCCGGCAGGGTCGGGCGGGCGAGGATCGCGGCTCCGAGGATCCCGCCTCCGTCGATCCCTCCGCCCCGCCCGGCCCCGACGCAACCCGGAGCGCCGCCGGGGTCCCCGAGAGGGATCCGGCGCTGGCGCCCACGGTCGATCTGAGCGAGGTGCGCGAGGCGAGGGAGGTCGCCGAGGAAGCGCGGGCGAGCCCGGAGTTCAGGCCCGCGTCGGCGGACGCCGCCGAGCGGAGCGGCGTTCGGCTCGATGCCGATCCCGCTTCGGATTCCGCCTCGACCGAGGGTGATCCGGATCGCGGCGCTCTCGTGCGCGCCGGTCCCGCTGCGCGGTTCTCGCTCTCCCGCCTGCGCGCCGACCGGGACACCGACCCCGTGCGCGCGGCCGAGCGCCGCCTGCGCGATGCCGAGCGGCAGCATCGCGCCCAGTTGCGGTCGGAGCGGCGACGCTTCTCGGCCGACAGCCGACGCAAGCGCCGCAACTGGTTGATCGCGCTCGGAGCGGTCGCGGCGCTCGCGCTGTTCGTCGTCGCGGGGGCGTTCACCCCGATGATGGCGGTGCGCGAAATGCAGGTGGTCGGCGCGGTGAACGTGAACCAGGCCGAGGTCGAGCAGGCGCTGGCGCGCTTCGACGGCCGCCCGCTGGCACTCGTCGACGACGCGGAGGTGCACCGCGCGCTCGAGCCGTTCCCGATGATCCAGCACTACGCCGTCGAGCGCGTGCCGCCGCACACCCTCGTGGTGCGGATCGAGGAGCGCGTGCCGGTGATCTCGGTGCAGGGCGATGCGGGCTTCTCGGTCTACGACTCGGCGGGCGTGCTGCTGGCGTCGTCCGAGGCGCCGCCGGCCGGTGCGCCGGTGGCCGTCGGGGCCGTGACCGACTTCTCGTCGGACGCCTTCCGGTCGGCGGGGCACGCGCTGCGCGACATGCCGGCCGAGCTGCGAGCGCAGATCGTGTCGGTGACGGGGTCGAGCGCGCAGGACGTGACGTTCACGCTCTCGAGCGGCGTCGAGGTGCTGTGGGGCGATGCGGACCGCACGCGCTACAAGGCGGAGGTGCTCTCGCGGATGCTCGTGGCGCTCGCGGATCGCGGTGTCGCGCACATCGACGTGTCGTCGGCCGAGGCGCCCGTCTTCCGCTGA
- a CDS encoding endonuclease domain-containing protein yields MTAARRGLLLTCVSQAARAGLWVLAAPRHPHYAPPNPHSHVVTGPGVVHWRAPPVPRAPGQLEDPLENTLVLVAECQPYEASLAIVESALNQGLTSIPALDLLPSPRLRALLKKATPFADSGVETIFRSRLGWLRIPIRVQTHLSGHRVDVLIGERLIVQVDGKQHSGAQRDGDILHDAELRRQGYEVIRVTYSLVVHRWELVQEAVLSAIARGLHLRRSA; encoded by the coding sequence ATGACCGCGGCGCGTCGGGGTCTGCTGTTGACCTGCGTCTCCCAGGCCGCACGCGCCGGGCTCTGGGTCCTCGCGGCCCCCAGGCATCCCCACTACGCGCCTCCGAATCCGCACAGCCACGTCGTGACCGGGCCCGGAGTGGTGCACTGGCGGGCACCGCCGGTGCCCCGCGCGCCCGGCCAACTGGAGGATCCGCTGGAGAACACGCTCGTGCTGGTAGCCGAGTGCCAGCCGTACGAGGCCTCCCTCGCGATCGTAGAGTCCGCGCTGAACCAGGGGCTGACCTCGATTCCGGCGCTGGATCTCCTCCCGTCCCCACGTCTGCGGGCCCTCCTGAAGAAGGCCACGCCCTTCGCGGACTCCGGGGTGGAGACCATCTTCAGATCCAGACTGGGGTGGCTGCGCATCCCGATCCGGGTGCAGACCCACCTGAGCGGGCACCGCGTCGACGTGCTCATCGGCGAGCGCTTGATCGTGCAGGTCGACGGCAAGCAGCACTCGGGCGCTCAACGTGACGGCGATATCCTGCACGACGCCGAGTTGAGGCGTCAAGGCTACGAGGTGATCCGCGTGACCTACTCGCTCGTCGTGCACCGTTGGGAACTGGTGCAGGAGGCCGTGCTCTCGGCGATCGCGCGGGGGTTGCATCTTCGGCGGTCGGCGTGA
- the ftsW gene encoding putative lipid II flippase FtsW has protein sequence MLRTGSDPTVAALYAITLLLVGFGLIMVLSSSSITSYLDDQGFFGGFWRQASFALIGIPLMLIAAAMPVVFWKRWAWVLLGLGIALQLLVFTPLGIEVYGNRNWIQIGGFGAQPSEALKLALVVWVGAVLQRKEPLLGQMRHEIIPIIVPGAVLALGVVLLGRDLGTVLIMAAMVFGAMYFGGISWKTLGVTAGGGALAVVLFVITSPNRMQRLLSHAGGTDDYSGIDWQSTHGMWALASGGLFGVGLGNSKAKWSWLPAADNDYIFAIIGEELGLIGALLVIVLFIVLTVVMLRVISRARDRFGKAVVGGIMVWIVGQAFVNIGVVIGVFPVLGVPLPLISAGGTALIACLAAIGVVISIARDGAQYQAELEAAAPARGRNRGIR, from the coding sequence ATGCTGCGCACGGGATCCGACCCCACGGTCGCGGCGCTGTACGCGATCACGCTGCTGCTCGTCGGCTTCGGCCTGATCATGGTGCTCTCGTCGTCGTCGATCACGTCGTATCTCGACGATCAGGGCTTCTTCGGCGGGTTCTGGCGCCAGGCCTCGTTCGCGCTCATCGGCATCCCGCTCATGCTGATCGCCGCCGCGATGCCCGTGGTGTTCTGGAAGCGCTGGGCGTGGGTTCTGCTCGGTCTCGGCATCGCACTGCAGCTGCTCGTGTTCACGCCTCTCGGCATCGAGGTGTACGGCAATCGCAACTGGATCCAGATCGGCGGCTTCGGCGCGCAGCCCTCCGAGGCGCTCAAGCTCGCGCTCGTGGTGTGGGTGGGTGCGGTGCTGCAGCGCAAGGAGCCGCTGCTCGGGCAGATGCGGCACGAGATCATCCCCATCATCGTGCCCGGCGCCGTGCTCGCGCTGGGCGTCGTGCTGCTCGGGCGCGATCTCGGCACCGTGCTCATCATGGCCGCGATGGTGTTCGGGGCCATGTACTTCGGCGGAATCAGCTGGAAGACGCTCGGGGTCACCGCCGGCGGCGGCGCGCTCGCGGTCGTGCTCTTCGTCATCACGAGCCCCAACCGCATGCAGCGCCTGCTCAGTCACGCCGGCGGCACCGACGACTACAGCGGCATCGACTGGCAGTCGACGCACGGCATGTGGGCGCTCGCGAGCGGCGGGCTCTTCGGCGTGGGCCTCGGCAACTCGAAGGCGAAGTGGTCGTGGCTGCCCGCCGCCGACAACGACTACATCTTCGCGATCATCGGCGAGGAGCTGGGCCTCATCGGCGCACTGCTCGTGATCGTGCTGTTCATCGTGCTGACGGTCGTGATGCTGCGCGTGATCTCCCGCGCGCGGGATCGCTTCGGCAAGGCCGTCGTCGGCGGCATCATGGTGTGGATCGTGGGGCAGGCCTTCGTGAACATCGGTGTGGTCATCGGCGTGTTCCCCGTGCTGGGGGTGCCGCTGCCGCTCATCAGCGCGGGCGGAACCGCCCTCATCGCGTGTCTCGCGGCGATCGGCGTCGTCATCTCGATCGCGCGCGACGGCGCGCAGTACCAGGCGGAGCTCGAGGCCGCCGCCCCCGCACGAGGAAGGAACCGAGGCATACGATGA
- a CDS encoding cell division protein SepF, translating to MSNPLKKTMVFLGLAEEDLEEQNAASQQPAAPRSTAKESSAPAAAKPEPARPAPQRASVTPLRRVTPTKQPAQQPMNEILTVHPTEYKDAKVIAENFREGLPVIINLSRMDEGDAKRLIDFTSGLTMGLHGRIERVTSKVFLLSPEHIEVGGDDSRQQDSGSFFVAPSA from the coding sequence ATGAGCAACCCACTGAAGAAGACCATGGTGTTCCTGGGCCTCGCCGAGGAGGACCTCGAGGAGCAGAACGCCGCGTCGCAGCAGCCCGCGGCTCCCCGCTCGACCGCGAAGGAGTCGTCCGCCCCGGCGGCCGCGAAGCCCGAGCCGGCCCGACCGGCGCCCCAGCGCGCCTCGGTCACCCCGCTGCGCCGGGTCACGCCCACCAAGCAGCCGGCGCAGCAGCCCATGAACGAGATCCTCACGGTGCACCCCACCGAGTACAAGGACGCGAAGGTCATCGCCGAGAACTTCCGCGAGGGGCTGCCGGTCATCATCAACCTGTCGCGCATGGACGAGGGCGACGCCAAGCGCCTCATCGACTTCACGAGCGGGCTCACCATGGGCCTGCACGGACGCATCGAGCGCGTCACGAGCAAGGTGTTCCTGCTCTCGCCCGAGCACATCGAGGTCGGCGGCGACGACTCGCGTCAGCAGGACAGCGGCTCGTTCTTCGTGGCACCCTCGGCGTAA